A genomic region of Phycodurus eques isolate BA_2022a unplaced genomic scaffold, UOR_Pequ_1.1 contig_27, whole genome shotgun sequence contains the following coding sequences:
- the LOC133398249 gene encoding zinc finger protein OZF-like — MCARRTPEYEEELCGPKEEKEPRLQLLQPPTVLRRADITEHLRTERQEPEPPHIKEEEEPISIKKEEEEACPHIKEEEEEDITKVPSTGVPLKSEDEGQSEESRGAEPVSSSASQHMTIAGDGGSHTDGLLAPLSDSDDMTSYSAHTDEDDDDDKQSEGDMTCHTDNKRWKCSQCGKTFADKSSLKQHVRTHTGEKPFSCSVCGQRFTQKGHLKMHTRTHTGEKPFVCLVCGKRFTQKGDLKIHTRTHTGEKPFSCSVCGQRFTQKGHLKKHIRTHTGEKPFSCTVCGQRFTQKGDLKIHTRTHTGEKPFSCSVCGQRFSVRKSLKLHTRTHTGEKPFSCSVCGQRFSVKKSLKLHTRTHTGEKPFSCSVCGQIFTLKDRVETHKCAGKNRSDQESFNANVEKK, encoded by the coding sequence acatcactgAACATCTTCGTACTGAGCggcaggagccagagccccctcacattaaagaggaagaggagcccatttcgattaaaaaagaggaggaagaagcgtgcccccacatcaaagaggaagaggaggaggatatcaccaaggttccatcgactggtgtccctttgaagagtgaagatgaaggtcaaagtgaggagagcagaggggcgGAGCCTGTAAGCAGCAGcgcaagtcaacacatgacaataGCAGGTGATGGAGGATCACATAcagacggcctcttagctccactgtcgGATAGTGACGATATGACGTCGTACTCTGCTCAcactgatgaagatgatgatgatgataaacagtctgaaggtgatatgacatgtcacactgacaacaaacgatggaaatgttctcagtgtgggaaaactttTGCTGATAAGAGCAGTTTGAAACAACAcgtaagaacacacactggagaaaaacctttttcctgctcagtttgtggtcaaagattcactcagaagggacacttaaaaatgcacacaagaacacacactggtgagaaaccctttgtctgcttagtttgtggtaaaagattcactcagaaaggagatttaaaaatacatacaagaacccacactggtgagaaacctttttcctgctcagtttgtggtcaaagattcactcagaagggacacttaaaaaaacacataagaacccacactggcgagaaacctttttcctgcacagtttgtggtcaaagattcactcagaagggagatttaaaaatacacacaagaacacacactggtgagaaaccgttctcctgctcagtttgtggtcaaagattctctgtgaggaaaagtttaaaattacacacaagaacccacactggtgagaaacctttttcctgctcagtttgtggtcaaagattctctgtgaagaaaagtttaaaattacacacaagaacacacactggtgagaaaccgttttcctgctcagtttgtggtcagatATTCACTCTTAAGGATCGGGTTGagacacacaagtgtgctggtaaGAATAGAAGTGATCAAGAAtcttttaatgcaaatgttgaaaaaaagtaa